Genomic segment of Myxococcus stipitatus:
GGACGCGGACGGTGTGTTGCCGTACTTGTGCAGCTTCGGCCGGCACTTGTCGCGAGGAATCTCCTGCCGCTCCAGCAGCGCCTCCCAGGAGCGGGCGTTGAAGTTGCCGGGCTTGACGGGGCCCCGCTCTCTAATCGGAAACAGCTTCGTCTGTCCCCTTTTTTCCCCTCTGATGGGTAGGGAGCCAGGCGGCCGCGTTGGCAATGCAACGCGTCAACTCTTCCTGGAGTCCCGCCTGGGCCGTGGCCAGGGCCGCACCCAGGGCGTTGTGGATAGCGCGCGGGCTGGAGCGCCCATGCGCCACGATTCCCACGCCGCGCAGGCCCAGGAGCGGAGCGCCCCCATACTCGGCGTAGTCCACCACCCGGCGCAGGCCCGCCAGGGCGGGCTGGAGCAGGAGCGCGCCCAGCTTCTCCGACAGGCCGCCCCGCTTCTCGATGGCCTGGCGCAACAGCCCCACGACGCCCATGCCCACGCCCTCGGATGTCTTGAGGACGACATTGCCGGTGAAGCCGTCCGTCACCACCACCTGCACGTCGCCGGAGAACAGGTCCTTGCCCTCCACGTAGCCGACGAAGTCCAGGCCCGACTGGCGCAGCAGCTCGCTCGCCTCGCGCGTCAGGGGTGTCCCCTTGGAGGGCTCCTCGCCATTGGAGAGCACGCCCACCCGGGGGCGCGCCACGCCCAGGCGCAGGCGCACGTACGCCTCGCCCAGCACGGCGAACTGCGCGAGGTGCGAGGGGCGACAGTCCACGTTGGCCCCCGCGTCCAGGAGCAGGGACCTTCCGCCTCCCTTGAGGGCCGGGAAGAGCGCGGCGATGGCGGGACGCTCCACCCCGGGCAGCCGGCCCAGCGTCAGGAGCCCCCCCGCCATGACGGCGCCCGAGTTGCCCGCGGACACCAGCGCGTCCGCGTGACCGTCACGCACCAGCTCGAACCCCACCCTCAAGGAGGAGTCGCGCTTGCGGCGGAAGGCGGTGGAGGCGTGGTCGTCCATCTCCACCACCTCCGAGGCGTGGTGGATGCGCAGGTTGGACGGGGGCAGCCCCTTGCCCAGCAGCGGCGTCACCTTCGCCGTGTCCCCCACCAGCACCACCTCGTGGTCGGGGTGGGCCCGGGCGAAGAGCACACCTCCCTCCACCGGAGCCCCCGGCGCGTGATCCCCACCCATCGCATCCAAGACCAGCCTCATCCCCACCATCCCCTTCTGCGTGCGCCTGCCATGTCGACCCTGTCCCTACACCTCCCGGGCCAGGCGGCGCGCAGCACACCAGGAACCTCCCAGGGGGGCAACGACTCGCTGCCCCGGCGCGGGTTCGGCGCCTCGGGCCCCGACGGATGATCCACGCGAGGGGGAGAATGGGGCGGGCGCCAAGGGCGTTGTCCTGACCTGCCGCGTGGGGTATCAGGGCGGTGGACGGTGGTCCTCCCGGCGCTCGTACACGCGCATTGACTCGGGCCTTGCGAGCCGCTAGGTTCCGCCGCCTTTCTAGCCAGACAGGGAGTACGCGAGTCACTCGCGAACCCTCCTGGCTTGGTGTTGGACGACATGTTGCGCAGGGAGCCGGGGACCCCGGCACAGCGCGTGAGATAGAGGTGAGCCGTGGGTGTCCCCAAGAAGCGTACTTCCAAGATGCGTCGTGACCGCCGTCGCGCGGCCAACAACAACCTGCGCACCGCCGTGCAGGTGACCAAGTGCCCCAACTGCAAGGAGCCGGTGATGCCGCACCGCGCCTGCACGTCCTGTGGCCAGTACAAGGGCCGCGAGCTGCTGCCCCAAGCCGAAGCCTGATGACCTGCTCATGACGCTCCCGTCCAGGAGCGTCGTGTCATGCGAAGGGCCGCGCCTCCCACCTGGAGGTCGCGGCCCTTGCTGTTTCACGGCCCCGCCTCTTCCGGCGGGGCCCCTGTCCCAGGTGCTTCAGTTGCTGAGCTTGATGTTCTTCAGCGGCGCCAGGCGGGGGTCCACCGGCTTCGTCTCACACTGGCACTTCGCCTCGTTGAGGTTGGTGCCGCACTGCGAGCACAGCCCCTTGCAGTCATCCTTGCAGGTGACGTTCATGGGCAGCGCCAGCAGCAGCTGCTCCCGGACGATGGGGTCCAGGTCGATGGTCTTCCCATCGAAGACCTCCTGGTCCACGTCATCCAGCTCGAAGGAGCCACCCGTCTCGCCCTGCTGCCGCTCCTTCTTCTCCATGGACTTCTCGTCGTCGTCCGAGAAGCCCTCACCGCGCGCCATCGACTCCGGCACCAGGTTGAGGTGGAAGGAGACGGGCAGCGCCAGCTCCACGTCCTTCAAGCAGCGCTTGCAGGGGCTGCCCACGTGGGCGGTGAACTGGCCCTCCAGCAGCACGCCACCGCTCACGCGGCGCAGGGTCGCCTTGAGCCGCGACGGCTTCATGGCCCGGAAGCCCGTATCCTGCCCGGACTCCCCACCTTCCAGCGCGGTGCCCAGCAACTCCTGGGCGAGGGGCTCATCCAGCTTGAGCCCCGAATCATGAATTTGTTCAACCTTTACGAGCATTTACGAGACTTCCAGGTCAAATGGGGGCGGGCAACATAGAGGGCGGCCCCCCGAGCGTCAACACGCCCCAGTTCGACAGCACCCCGAAGATGTCACTGCGCCGTCACCTCCGGTGGGGCGCCCTTCGTGGATCCTCCAGACAACGCTTTGATAGGGTCGATTCGATGCACAGGCACGATTCTCGGTCGCGGGTGGGAGCGATGCTCCTCGTCGTGGGCCTGCTGGCTCCTCCGGGGCTGGCCCGTCCTCTCTTCCCCGCGCCTGTCCTCTCGCAGCTCGGGCCAGCAAGCCCCGACATCACCCGCGCGCGGGAGCAGATCGACGACGGCGAGTTCGAGGAGGCCCGCCGCACCCTCCAAGCCGGGCTGGACGCTCCGGACGTCACCGACGACCAGCTGGTGGAGCTCTACCGCCTCCTGGGCCTCACCGCGCTGTACCTGGGGGATGAGACCCAGGCACGCGAGGCCTACGAGAAGCTGCTCCAGGCCCGGCCCGACTACGAGCTGCCCCGCTCGGCCCCTCCCAAGCTGCGCTCGCTCTACGCGCGCATCAAGGAGGACATCCGCAGCCGGCGCGTGCGCCCCGTCACCCTGGACGTGGATCCGATTCCGGATCCGCCCGGCGGCGAGCCCATCACCGTGGAGGCCACCATCCAGGAGCTGGCGCTGGGGGCTCGCGCGCGCCTGTTCTACCGGCGGGCCGGAGACCAGGCCTACAACTCCGTGGACTTCGTGAAGGACCGCGAGGCGCGCGAGCACTTCCGCGCCGTCGTGCCCGCCTACGACGTGCCCGTGGAGCCGGAGCCCTACGAGGTGGAGTACTACTTCGAGGTGGTGGACGCCGCGCAGCGCCGGCTCGCCGGACGGGGCGACTCGTTCCAGCCCCTGCTCTTCCAGGTCTCCTCGCGCGTGCAGGCCACCACCGCCGCCGAGGTCTCCGAGGGGCGCCCCTGGTACAAGAGCCCCTGGCTCTGGGTGGCCGTGGGCGCGGTGGCCATCGGCGGCACCGCAGGCATCGTGGCCCTCTCCTCCTCCGAGGACCGGGGCCGCGTCCCCATCACCATTCGCGTGGACCCTTCCCAGCCATGAGCTCGCGCCACTTGAAGTTCCTGCCGTTCGCCCTCGGCCTCTGCGCATGCGGGCCCGACACGTCGGCCACCTCCGGCCGCTTCGGCCTGGACGTGGTGATGTCGCGCGCCGTGGCCGACGAGGTCCACGCGCTCCAGGTCAGCGTTGTGAAGGACGGCTCACGCCGCAACTGCACGGAGCTGCAGCGCACCTGCCTCAACACGCAGGTGAAGCGCGAGGACCTGGTGGTGCTCGAGGACCCGCGCGGCAACGAGGGCCGCGCGCTGCGCTTCACCGTGGACCTGGCCGCCATGCAGAACGGCGGCAGCCAGGCGCTCGCGGTGGACGTGCCCGTGGGGCGCGACTACGCGCTCGTCATCGAGGCCCTGGCCGTCGGCTCGCCCTCCCGCTTCCTCGGCAGCTCCTGCAACTACCTCAAGGTCGTCAACTCCGGGGACAACGCCCCCGTGGTCGCCGCGCCCCTGGTGCTGACCGAGCAGTCCTGCGACCCGTCCATCGCCCCCTGAGCGGGAGGGCGCTTCCACCCCCGCGCGTCTAGCGCCACGCCGCTACACCTTTCCCAGAGGACTCCATGACGCGCATCCTGATCATCGAGGACGAGCAGGACCTCGCCGGGCTCGTCGAATACAACCTCCGCGCCGCGGGCTTCGACACCGAAGCCGCGAACACCGGCGCCGGAGGCCTGGCCCGCGCCCGGGCGAACCCACCGGACCTGCTCCTGTTGGACATGATGTTGCCGGACATCGCCGGCGGAGAAGTGCTGCGCCTGCTCAAGCAGGACCCGGAGCTGCGCAAGACGTCCGTCATCATCGTCAGCGCCAAGGGCCAGGAGTCGGACCGCGTCCAGGGGCTGGAGCTGGGCGCGGATGACTACGTGGTGAAGCCCTTCTCCGTCCGGGAGCTGCTCCTGCGCGTCAAGGCGGTGCTGCGCCGGGGCGACACGGACGACAGCGGCCCCGCGCAAGTCCTCGCCGCGGGCGACATTGTCCTGGACACCTCGCGCCACCAGGTGCGCGTCAAGGACGGGGAGGTCATCCTCACCGCCCTGGAGTTCCGCCTGCTGCAGACGCTCCTGGAGAGAATCGACCGGGTGCAGACGCGCGAGGTGCTCCTCTCCGATGTCTGGGGCATCCAGGCGGAGATCCACACCCGCACGGTGGACACGCACATCAAGCGCCTGCGCGAGAAGCTGGGCCCCTCCGGCGACATCATCGAGACGGTGCGCGGCGTGGGCTACAAGCTCAGCCCTCCGTAGCGCTGGCGCCGTCCGACACCTGAAGGCCCGCGACACATGCCCCTGCGCTACACGCTCCTGCCCCTGCTCCTGCCAGCCACGCTGGTGGGGTTGCTCGTGGTCGCCCTGGGAACACCCGGCGGCGCGGTGCCCGTGGCCCTCATCACCCTGGCGGGCTCCCTCATGGCGCTGGGGCTCAGCCGCGGCGCGCTGCAGCGACAGCTGGACCAGCTGGAGCGCAACACCCGCGGCCGCGCCGAGGGCGGTGGAGGCCCCTCCCCCGACCCGGACCGGCTGGAGGAGGTCGCGAGCCTCGAGGGCGCCATCGACTCGCTGCACACGCACCTGACGGCGCGCAACGCGGAGCTCGTCCAGGAGTCGCGCACCCTCACCGCCGTGCTGGACAGCATGGCCGAGGGCATCTGGGTGACGGACGCCGACGGCACCGTGGTGCGCCACAACGACGCGCTGCGGGACATCCTCCAGCCCGTCGCCCCCATCCCTGGCCAGCGCCCCATCGCCGTCATCCGCGACGACCAGCTCCACGACGCCGTCCTCCGCGCCTGCCGCGAGGGCGCCTCCAGCCGCCTGGAGCTGTCGCTCGAGGGCCTGTTCCCCCGCACGCTGGCCATCCGCGTCACCCCCCTGGGCAAGGACCTGCCCGGCAGCGCCGCCGTCTTCCACGACGTCACCGAGCTGCGCCGGCTGGAGAAGGTGCGCAAGGACTTCGTCGCCAACGTCTCCCACGAGCTGCGCACCCCCATCACCGCCATCCGCGGCTACGCGGAGACGCTCCAGGGCGGCGCGCTGGGCGACGCGCAGATGGCCCCACGCATGGTGGAAATCATCCACCGACAGTCCGAGCGCCTGTCCGAGCTGGTGGAGGACCTGCTGGAGCTGTCGCGGCTGGAGTCGCGGGAGGTGAGCCTGAAACTCACGGAAGTCCCGCTCGCCGAGGCCGCCGCCCGCGCCGCCGACACCGTGCGACCCAAGGCCGAGGGCAAGGGCCAGGTGGTTTCACTCCATGTTCCACCGGACCTGGTCGCGGTGGGAGACCCCCGAGCCGTCGAGCAGGTGCTGCTCAACCTCCTCGACAACGCGGTGAAGTACACGCCGGCGGGTGGGCGTGTGGACGTGGACGGAGCGTATGAGGATGGCCGGTGCGTGGTGCGGGTGCGGGACACCGGGGTAGGCATCGAGCCGCGTCATCTGTCCCGCATCTTCGAGCGCTTCTACCGGGTGGACAAAGGGCGCAGCCGGGACATGGGCGGCACGGGGTTGGGCCTGTCCATCGTCAAGCATCTGCTCCAGGCCATGGACGGCGAGGTCAAGGTCGAGAGCCAACCGAACGAGGGGAGCACGTTCACGATTTTTCTGCCCCAGGCGGCTCGCGCCGGCACTGCGACAGGGTAGGATGTGGCGACCATGCGGGTCGCAATCCTCGCCGACATCCACGGCAATCTCCCCGCCTGCGAGGCCGTCCTCGAGGACATCGCGCGCTCCGTGGCGCCGGATTACATCGTCGCGGCCGGCGACCTGGCCCTGCGCGGTGCGCACCCGCGCGAGACGGTGGACCTCCTCTTCGACCGCTGCGACTCGGTGCTGATGGGGAACACGGACTGCTACCTCGCCGGGAACTACCTGGGGGGTGCCTACCGCGAGCGCGACCACTGGAAGACGGAGCTGTTGCGGTGGACGCGAGACCAGCTGGGTGACTCGCTCCTGCAGAAGCTGGGCGCCCTGCCCTTCTCCGTGCGCTACACGCCGCGCAAGGGCCAGGACCTCTTCGTCTGCCACGCCAACCCGCGCAACCTCGAGGAGTCGCTGGACCCCACGCTGGATGACGTCGCCGTGCGCCGGTACTTCGCGCACCTGGACGCCGCCGCGTGTGCCTTCGGCCACCTGCACTTCCCCTACCGCCGCCGCGTGGGCCGCATGCTCATCGCGGACGTGGCCAGCGCGGGCATTCCCCGCGACGGAGACCTGCGCCCCGCCTACGGCGTCTTCACGTACACGCCCAAGGGCTGGCGGGTGCAGATTCGCCGCGTGCGCTATCCGGTGCGCAAGGCCACCCAGGCGCTCACCGCGCGCCGCGTCCCCGGCGGGCCGCTGCTCATCCACAAGCTGGTGGAGGCGCGCTACCGCCACCACCACGCGCTGATGGAGGCCGCGCGCCGCCACTCCGGCCTGCCGCCTCCGGGCCCCGTGCTGCGGCCGCCTCCGGGCGCGCCCGTGCGCAACGCCGCGGTGCCCCTGGAAGGCCGTGCGCCGGTGGACGTGGACCCCGCCTCGCTGCCCACGGACCTTGACGGAACCGTGACAGATGCCGCGCCGCTGCCCCTGGATGTGTTGAACGACCTGGACGGCTAGGCAGTTGTCGCCAGGGCGTTGCTTGCGAGGCGTGGCCCCGGGTGGTTGAGGGCAGGCCACCATGTCTCCTCGAGAGCTCCCGTTGTTGTTCGTCCGACATGCCGAAGCCGAGGACACCCACGTCCTGGGCGACGAGGCCCGCTCGCTCACCCCCGAAGGCCGCGCCCTCTTCCGCCAGCACGCGCGCAAGCTGGCCCGGCTCACGCCCCTGCGAGGCATCATCACCAGCCCCCTGGTCCGCGCCGTCCAGACGGCGGAGCTCCTGGCCGAGGCCCTGGGCCTGTCCCGCGTGGAGGTGCACCCCGCGCTGATTCCACGCAGGAGCGGCGCGCGGCGCATCCTGAAGCTCGCGCGGGAATTGGGCACGGGCTTCGCGCTGGTGGGCCACAACCCCTCGCTGGAGCAGGCCCTGGCGCTCGCGCTGGGCGACGACGTCCAGGCCCCGGAGAAGCTGCGCAAGGGCACCGCCGTGGCGCTGCAGCACACGGGGGATGATGGCGACTTCCAGCTCGTCTGGTGGGCCTCGCCCGGCCGCGTGCTGAGGCGCTACGACGGGGACCGGTGAGCCTCAGCCCTCCGCCGCGCCGACCAGGAAGGACACCAGGAGCAGCACCAGCACCGCGGTGGTGATGGCCACGAAGAGCCTATCCTTCTGTTGCCGGAAGATGAGCAGCGACAGCGCCACGCGCATCACCGGCACGGCCATCATCACCAGGAGCCCCGCCATGACGAACGACTGCCCGCGCGCGGCCATCGCTCCGGCCACCACCTCCGCCAGCCCGTGCGGCACGGGGTGCGGCGCGGTGAGGCGCTCCAGCGCCTCCGAGGACACGAGGTAGTCGGGGTGGCGGAAGAACGTCACCACCGTGCCCAGCGTCACCAGCGACAGGCTGGCGACGACGCCGTGGCGCAGGAGGTCGCTGATGAGCAGCTCCGGTACCAGCGGGACGGCCTCCGGCTCGGGCGGTGACGACACGCGAGGCGCGGGCGCCTGCGGACGCGGCTCGGTCGACGGAGGCTCCTTCATGACGTCCACCCCTTGTGCAGCATCTCGAACGCGACCCACAGCAGCACGCCCACGAAGAGCACGCGAAGCCACGCCGCATCCACCCGCGTCATGAGGTGGCGCGAGCCCAGCCACGCGCCCAACGTGACGCCCACGCACACGGGCCCGGCGATGAACGGGTCGATGTGGCCTCGCGCGAAGTACACGCCCGCGCTGGCCGCCGCCGTCACGCCAATCATGAAGTTGCTCGTGGCCGTGGACACCTTCAGCGGCAGCCGCATCGTCAGGTCCATGGCTGGCACCTTCAGCGCGCCCGAGCCGATGCCCAGCATGCCGCTCACCGTGCCCGCCACGTACATCAACCCCAGCCCCGCGAGGGGACGGGTGACGCGGTAGCGCACCTCGCGGCCCGTGGACTCGTCCCAGTAGCCGCCGTGCAGCGCCAGCCGGTCCGCCAGCGCATCCTCGGGCACGGGCGCCGGCACGCCTCCGTTCATCCGGCGCAGCATCACCAGCGCCGAGTACGCCATGACGGCGCCGAAGACGAGGTACACGCCGCGCCCGCCCACGCGGCCCGACAGAAAGGCCCCGGTGAGCGCGCCCGCGGTGGTGGCCAGCTCCAGGAACATGGCCACGCGCAGGTTGGCCATGCGCTCACGCACATACGCCGCCGCCGCGCCGCTGGAGGTGGCGATGACGGAGACGATGGACGCCCCCACCGCGTAGTGGATGTCCACCTTCAGCAGCAGGGTGAGCACGGGGATGAGGATGAGCCCGCCGCCAATCCCCAGCAGCGAGCCCAACAGTCCCGCGCCCACGGAGAAGCACAGGACGACGAACGTGAAGAAGAAGGGAGTCATGCGGCGCCGGCCGCATCCTTCCTCTCCGCCGTCTGAATTCCAATCAAAGGCCACGGCCTCGATAGGGCCGTGGCCTGGGGCCTACATGTGGTGCGAGGCCTAGTGGTTGCTCGCCACGGAGAGCCGCGGGGGGCTCCCCTCCTGGTTCGCGGCCGAGCCCTCGCCCGGGTGGAGGATGTCGCCGCTGAGCTCGCGCAGGAGCGCCTCGCCCACCAGCTCCGTCATGGGCACGAACCGGCCGTGCCCCGGGCGCCAGACGTGGACCTGGGCGCTCGCGATGTCGAACCACCAGCCGTGCAGCCGCAGCTTGCCGGCGGCGACGCGCTCCTTCACGAGCGGGTAGGACGACACGTGCTGGAGCTGCTGGAGCACGTTGAGCTGGGAAAGCCGATCATACTCGGCCAGGCCCTCCCCCACCGTGCTGCCCTCCTTGAGGGCCCGCAGCGCCTCCTGGCCATGCTTCAGCCAGGCCTGGAGGTTGGGAGCCCCCGGCACCTCGCCGCCCGCGAGCACCGCCTTCATCGCGCCGCAGCTGGAGTGACCGCAGATGACCAGGTCCTCCACCTCCAGGTTGCTCAAGGAGAACTCGAGCGCGGCCGCCTCGGACTGGTCGCCCATGGAGACGCCCTTCGTGTCCGAGGGCGGAATCAGGTTGCCCACGTTGCGGACCACGAACAGGTCGCCCGGGTCCGTCGTCACGAGCAGGTTGGGCACCATCCGGCTGTCCGAGCACGAGATGAAGAGGCAGTCGGGGTTCTGTCCGTTCGCCAGCCGCGCGAAAGTCTCTCGATACGCGGGCCGGCCCTTGAGCTGGAAGTCGAGCAGTCCTCGGATGAGCTTCTTCATGGGGCACCTTCGGAGGCGAGTTTGTTGGAGGAAACAGAAGTGTTGAGAACAGAACGCGAGGCCTGGGTCGTTCCACTGCGGACCCACACCTCCTCGAGCGACTCCATGACGACCGAGCCGCCCGTCTTGCGATACGTGTCACTCCAGCTTTCGATGGCCTCGAAGCCCGAGTGGTCCAGCGTATCCACCGACAGGTCGATGCGCACCTTCGAACCCGCGGGAATCTGCGCGAGCGCCGTCGACAGCCGCGGCACACCCACGAAGGTGAGCGAGCCCGACACGCGAACCAGGTGCTCCCCGTTCGCCTGCGTCACGTCCACCTTCACGCTGCCCAGCCGCCACAACAACCGCAGGATGGCCACCAGCAATCCCAGGCCGATGCCCGCCAGCAGGTTGATGCCGACGACTCCCGCCACCGTCGCCGCATAGACAACCACCTCACCGCGCTTCGACAGCTCGCGGATGTGGTGCATGTTGACCAGCTTCGCGCCGACGACGACGAGCAGGCCCGCGAGCACCGTGAGCGGCACCAGCCCCGCCACCGAGCCCAGCATCGTCACGAACAGCAACAGCCAGATGCCGTGCATCAGCGCGGACATGCGCGTCCGAGCGCCCGCCGCGATGTTCGCCGCGCTGCGGACGATGACGCCTGTAATCGGCAGACCGCCCACGAGCCCGGACACCGTGTTCGCCACGCCCTGCGCGAACAGCTCCTTGTCCAGGTTGGCGCGAGGCCCCGTGTGCATCTTGTCCGTGGCCACCGCCGACAGGAGCGACTCCGCGCTCGCCACCAGCGCCAGCGACAGCACCGCCGTCACGAACGGGCCCCAGTTGCCGGTGGGCAGCGCCGGCCACTGCATGCTGCTGAACACATTGGCCGGCAGCTCCACGCGCGCCACGTCCGCGCCCCAGATGACCGACACCGCCGAAGCCCCCACCACCGCCACCAGCGGCGCGGGCACCAGCTTCAGCTTGCCCTTGGCCAACATCGGCCACACCACCATCAACGCGATGGTGAGCAGGCCCAGCATCGCCGCGGGACCGTGCAGGTCCATCACCTGCCCGGGCAGCTCCTTCAGGTTCTGCCACGCGTTCGACTGAGGGCTGCCCCCCAGCACGATGTGCACCTGGCCCAGCACGATGAGGATGCCGATGCCCGCGAGCATGCCGTGAATCACCGCCGGGGAGATGGCCAGCGCCGCGCGAGCGACCTTCATCCACCCCAACCCCATCTGGATGAGCCCCGCGACGGCCACCGCCGCGCACGTCATCGCCAGCCCCATCGTCTGGATGAAGCCGAACACCATCACCGCCAGGCCGGCCGCGGGGCCGCTCACCTGCAGCGGCGCGCCACCCAACAGGCCCACCACCAGGCCACCCACCACGCCAGCGATGAGGCCCGACACGATGGGCGCTCCCGACGCCAGCGCGATACCCATGCACAAGGGCAGCGCTACCAGGAAGACAACCAGGGAAGCAGGCAGGTCCGCGGCCCACGACTTCCAGGCCGAGCCCGCGTTGCCTTGACTCGTCGACATCGCCAAACACCTCCACGAGAAGACGCCACCCCACGGTGGCGCGCGCTGAGTCTCGCGGCGCGTCATGGCAATGCTCGTGCCATGAGGCATCTGGCCTAACCTGCTGATTTCAAAGGGAGCTTTGGCCTCCGACGGAGGGCGGGCAATGAAAGGAAATTCAAGTGCCCGCGGCGGACTTCAAGAAATTTAAGCAAGGAACTTGAAGTGCCCGCCTGGCGGGTGGCCGGGGCCCCGCCCGACGCCTCAGGACTCGTCGAGCTTGCGGAGGAACGTCGGGTACGACAAGCCCAGCACCTTGGCCGCCTCCATGCGGCGGCCCTCCAGGCGGCCCAGCACGTGCTTCACGTACAGGCGCTCCACGTCATCCAGCGCGCGCGGAGGCCCCCCGACGACGAAGGCATCCGGGTCCGCGACGGCGGGCCCCATCGGCCCCCGGGGCTCCAGCGCCTGGAGCTCCAGTGCGGGGCCGGGCTCCAGCACCAGCGCGCGCTCCAGCACGTTGCGCAGCTCGCGCACGTTGCCCGGGAAGGGATAGCGCTCCAGGCGCGTCCTCGCGGCGGGGGTGAAGTCCACGGGCCTGCGCCCCAGCTCCGCGCACAGCTCCACCAGCAGCGACTCCGCCAGCGGCAGCACGTCCTCGCGCCGCTGACGCAGGGGCGGAATCTCCACGCGGAAGACGCTGAGGCGGAAGTACAGGTCCTCGCGGAAGCGGCCCTCGGCCACCTCGCGCGTGAGGTCGCGGTTGGTGGCCGTCACCACGCGCGCGTTGCTCGTCAGCTCCGTCGTGCCGCCCAGCCGTCGGAAGGCGCCCTGGTCCAGGAAGGTGAGCAGCTTGGCCTGGAGGCTCAGCGGCAGCTCGCCAATCTCGTCGAGGAAGAGGATGCCGCCGTCGGCCACCTCCACCAGCCCGCGCCGCGCCGCGCGGGCGTCCGTGAAGGCGCCGCGCTCGTGGCCGAACAGCTCGCTCTCCACCAGCGAGGACGGCAGCGCGGCGCAGTTGACGTGGACGAAGGGCCCCTGGCCGCCCTGCACGTTGTGCAGGTGCCGCGCGAGCACCTCCTTGCCCGCGCCCGTCTCCCCGGTGATGAGCACGGGGCTGCGCGGCGCGGTGGCGATGCGCTCGATCATCTGGAGCGCGGACACCATGGCGGGCGCGCGCGGACGCAAGAGGCGCCGCCTGCCGCCCAGCTCGCTCTCCGCCTGACGCAGCCGCTCGTGCAGCTGGAGGTCCGCGGCGGCCCGGCGCGCGCGGAGGACCAGGTCGTCGAGCTCCACCGGTTTGGAGAGATAGTCGCGCGCGCCCTGCTTGATGGCGTCCACCGCGCTGGCGATGTCGCCGTGCGCCGTCACCATCATCACCGCCGTGTCGGGGAACTGCGCGCGCAGCTCCGGCAGGAAGTGGATGCCGTCGCCATCCGGCAGGCGGCGGTCCAGCACCACCACCTCCGGGGCCTGCCGGGCCAGCGCCGCGCGGGCGTCATGGAGCGAGTGCGCCAGCGTCACCCGGAAGCCCTCGTGCCGCAGCACCGTGGCCGCCAGCGACGCGAACGTCCGGTCGTCGTCCACCAGCAGCAGATGGGTGCTCATGACGTGGACTCCAGGGGTAGCCGCAGCGTGAAGAGACTGCCCAGGGGACGGCGCGTATACGTGAGGCTTCCACCGTGAGCCTCCACCGACGTGCGCGCCATGGGCAACCCCAGGCCCACGCCCTTCGCGCGTCCCGTCGCGAACGGCTCCCACAGCCGAGGCTCCAGCCTCGGGTCCACCCCGCCCGCGTTGTCCTCCACCACCAGCACCGCGTCGGCTCCTTCCCGCGTCAGGTTCACCACCACCCACGGCTCGGGCCTAAGGCCCGTGTCCTTGGCCACCGCGCCCGCCTCCACCGCGTTGCGCACCAGGTTGTCGATGGCCGACACCAGCAGCGCCGCGTCGCCCTGCACGGTGAGATTCTCCTCCAGCGACGTGCGCAGCTCCACCTCCTCCGACTCCGGCAGCATGCGCACCGCCTGCAGCGCGTCCTCCACCAACAGCCGCATCTCACAGCTGCGGCGCAGCGCGGCACGCGGCGCGCCGAAGGACAGCAGCGAGCGCGCCAGGTGCCCCAGCCGCTCCACCTGCGAGCGCAGCCCCCGCACCGGCAGCTCGCTGCCCGCGGGCGTCTTCCTCAACACGGACAGCGCGGCCTGGATGCCGTTGAGCGCGTTCTTCACCTCGTGCGCGATGAGCGCCGCGGCGGTGCCCAGCGCGGCCATCGTCTCCTGCCTGCGCAGCCGCTCCTCCGCCTCCAGCAGCGAGCGGTACGAGTGGCGC
This window contains:
- a CDS encoding 3-oxoacyl-[acyl-carrier-protein] synthase III C-terminal domain-containing protein, translating into MPTRPPGSLPIRGEKRGQTKLFPIRERGPVKPGNFNARSWEALLERQEIPRDKCRPKLHKYGNTPSASPPQVPDGAHRASRREPGDAGRWASAEGLGRREAALELSLGRDDSGG
- the plsX gene encoding phosphate acyltransferase PlsX, whose protein sequence is MRLVLDAMGGDHAPGAPVEGGVLFARAHPDHEVVLVGDTAKVTPLLGKGLPPSNLRIHHASEVVEMDDHASTAFRRKRDSSLRVGFELVRDGHADALVSAGNSGAVMAGGLLTLGRLPGVERPAIAALFPALKGGGRSLLLDAGANVDCRPSHLAQFAVLGEAYVRLRLGVARPRVGVLSNGEEPSKGTPLTREASELLRQSGLDFVGYVEGKDLFSGDVQVVVTDGFTGNVVLKTSEGVGMGVVGLLRQAIEKRGGLSEKLGALLLQPALAGLRRVVDYAEYGGAPLLGLRGVGIVAHGRSSPRAIHNALGAALATAQAGLQEELTRCIANAAAWLPTHQRGKKGTDEAVSD
- the rpmF gene encoding 50S ribosomal protein L32, which translates into the protein MGVPKKRTSKMRRDRRRAANNNLRTAVQVTKCPNCKEPVMPHRACTSCGQYKGRELLPQAEA
- a CDS encoding DUF177 domain-containing protein produces the protein MLVKVEQIHDSGLKLDEPLAQELLGTALEGGESGQDTGFRAMKPSRLKATLRRVSGGVLLEGQFTAHVGSPCKRCLKDVELALPVSFHLNLVPESMARGEGFSDDDEKSMEKKERQQGETGGSFELDDVDQEVFDGKTIDLDPIVREQLLLALPMNVTCKDDCKGLCSQCGTNLNEAKCQCETKPVDPRLAPLKNIKLSN
- a CDS encoding tetratricopeptide repeat protein, producing the protein MLLVVGLLAPPGLARPLFPAPVLSQLGPASPDITRAREQIDDGEFEEARRTLQAGLDAPDVTDDQLVELYRLLGLTALYLGDETQAREAYEKLLQARPDYELPRSAPPKLRSLYARIKEDIRSRRVRPVTLDVDPIPDPPGGEPITVEATIQELALGARARLFYRRAGDQAYNSVDFVKDREAREHFRAVVPAYDVPVEPEPYEVEYYFEVVDAAQRRLAGRGDSFQPLLFQVSSRVQATTAAEVSEGRPWYKSPWLWVAVGAVAIGGTAGIVALSSSEDRGRVPITIRVDPSQP
- a CDS encoding response regulator, which gives rise to MTRILIIEDEQDLAGLVEYNLRAAGFDTEAANTGAGGLARARANPPDLLLLDMMLPDIAGGEVLRLLKQDPELRKTSVIIVSAKGQESDRVQGLELGADDYVVKPFSVRELLLRVKAVLRRGDTDDSGPAQVLAAGDIVLDTSRHQVRVKDGEVILTALEFRLLQTLLERIDRVQTREVLLSDVWGIQAEIHTRTVDTHIKRLREKLGPSGDIIETVRGVGYKLSPP
- a CDS encoding sensor histidine kinase, giving the protein MPLRYTLLPLLLPATLVGLLVVALGTPGGAVPVALITLAGSLMALGLSRGALQRQLDQLERNTRGRAEGGGGPSPDPDRLEEVASLEGAIDSLHTHLTARNAELVQESRTLTAVLDSMAEGIWVTDADGTVVRHNDALRDILQPVAPIPGQRPIAVIRDDQLHDAVLRACREGASSRLELSLEGLFPRTLAIRVTPLGKDLPGSAAVFHDVTELRRLEKVRKDFVANVSHELRTPITAIRGYAETLQGGALGDAQMAPRMVEIIHRQSERLSELVEDLLELSRLESREVSLKLTEVPLAEAAARAADTVRPKAEGKGQVVSLHVPPDLVAVGDPRAVEQVLLNLLDNAVKYTPAGGRVDVDGAYEDGRCVVRVRDTGVGIEPRHLSRIFERFYRVDKGRSRDMGGTGLGLSIVKHLLQAMDGEVKVESQPNEGSTFTIFLPQAARAGTATG